Genomic window (Streptomyces sp. NBC_00078):
GTGCGGACCGTGATGCCGGCCCGCGCGGCCAGTTCGTCGATCGTGAGGGCCGGCTCCCCGGTGTCGGTCGTCATGTGCAGCAGTATCGCTGTCTCACCAACACTGTGAAACCTGTCGGGCCGCGACGGCCCTCACGGGGCGGACGGGACCGCTGTGAGAAGCACCGCTGTGTGACGTGAGCCACCGCATGCCGGGAGAGCCCTCTGGGAAGGTGGCCCTTGGTCCGTGCCGCGAGCAAGGTGGCACGGACCTTGGCACGTACGGACATCGGGCACACCCCGCCCGGGAGCACCAGAGAGTGGTACCACCGTGAGCAAGGACGCCGTACGCACGGCACTGGCCGCCGCCCACCCCGAGGCGACCGTGACGCCCGCCGACGCGGGTGACGCCGGATACAGCAAGGACCTCAAGGCCCGCCACGTCAACATGATCGCCATCGGTGGCGCGATCGGCACCGGACTCTTCCTCGGCGCCGGAGGACGCCTCCACAGCGCGGGCCCGGCGCTCGCGCTCGCGTACCTGGTGTGCGGGATCTTCGCCTTCTTCGTGGTCCGCGCCCTCGGTGAGCTGGTCCTGTACCGCCCGTCCTCGGGGTCCTTCGTGTCGTACGCGCGCGAGTTCCTCGGCGAGAAGGGCGCGTACGTCGCCGGCTGGATGTACTTCCTGAACTGGTCGACGACCGGCATCGCCGACATCACCGCGATCGCGCTCTACACGCACTACTGGAGCATGTTCACCGACATCCCCCAGTGGACGCTGGCCCTCGTCGCCCTCGCCGTGGTGCTGGCCGTGAACCTCATCTCGGTGAAGATCTTCGGTGAGATGGAGTTCTGGTTCGCGATCATCAAGGTCGCCACGCTCGTCGGCTTCATGCTGATCGGCATCTTCCTGCTGGCCACCCAGCACGAGGTGGGCGGCCGCACGCCGGGCCTGAGCGCGATCAGTGACCACGGCGGCGTCCTCCCGCACGGCGTGATGCCGGTCGTCCTCGTCATGCAGGGCGTGATCTTCGCGTACGCCGCACTGGAGCTGGTCGGCGTCGCCGCGGGCGAGACCGCCGAGCCGGAGAAGGTCGTCCCGCGCGCGGTGAACTCGATCATGTGGCGGGTCGGACTCTTCTACGTGGGTTCGGTGGTCCTCCTCGCCCTTCTCCTCCCCGGCTCCGTGTACTCGGCAGACCAGAGTCCCTTCGTCACGGTGCTGTCGAAGATCGGGGTACCGGCGGCGGGTGACGTGATGAACCTGGTCGTCCTCACGGCCGCGATGTCCTCCCTCAACTCCGGCCTCTACTCCACGGGCCGCATCCTCCGCTCGATGGCGATGGCGGGCTCGGCCCCGAAGTTCACGGCGCGCATGAACCGCAGCCAGGTCCCCTACGGCGGCATCCTGCTCACCTGCGCGGTGTGCGTGCTCGGCGTCGGCCTCAACTACCTCATGCCGAGCCAGGCCTTCGAGATCGTGCTGAACGTCGCCTCCCTCGGCATCGTCAGCACCTGGGTGATCATCATGATCTGCCACCTTGTCTTCGTCCGGCGCGCGAAGGCGGGCCTGCTGACCCGCCCGTCCTTCCGCCTCCCCGGCAGCCCGGTCACCGAACTCACCACCATCGCCTTCCTCGTCGCCGTCCTGGCCCTGATGTGGAACGACCCCGAGGTCGGCCGCAAGACCCTCCTCCTCATCCCTGTGATCGCCGTGATGCTGGTGGGCGGCTGGTTCGCGGTCCGGGGCCGGGTCGCGAAGGCGGAGGACCGGGAGCTGGCCGAGCTCACGGAGTAACCGGGACCACTGTCAGTGGCGACCTCTACCCTGGCGTCATGTCGGAGATCACTTGTGTCCGGGGTGACGCCACCGTTCCGTCGGTGACCCACACCTACGGCGCGGGCTTCACGAAGAGCCGCACACAGAAGACGGCCGAACCACTCGACGGCTGCGCGCACCTGCCCGGGATACGGCGCGCACCGGCCGGGGGCAACTGGTCCCGCGTCGATCCGCTGATCACCGAGCGGCCCGTGCGGCGGAGGATCTCCGGCACGGTCCACGACCATGGGGCGTCGGCCTGCAGCCAAGGGGAGGGCGGGAGTTGAGCCGGGACATCGACGTGCTCGTGCTGGGCGGCGCGGGCGTGGACACCATCGTGTACGTGCCGGAGCTTCCGCTGCCGTACGCCGACAGCTACATGATCGAGAGCGGGATTCGTACGCGCGCCGGACAGACCGGTGACTTCGTCGCGCTGGGTCTGGCCGCCCTGGGCCTGCGCACGCACCACCTCGACATGCTCGGCGACGACCCGGAGGGCGACCTGGTGCGCGCCCTGCACCATGACCACGGCATCGCGCTCACCGCCGTCTCCCAGCCCGCCGGCACCAAGCGCGCGGTGAACCTCGTCAGCCCCGACGGCAGACGGCTGTCCCTCTACGATTCGAGCCGCGCCCGGGACCAGGACCGGTTCCCGGAGCCCCTGCTGCGCGAGCTGGCGGGCACCTGCCGCCACGCCCACGTCTCCATCACCCAGCCCTGTGCCCACGCCCTGCCCGTGCTGCGCGAGGCCGGGATCACCCTCTCGACCGACCTGCACAACTGGGACGGCGAGAACCCCTACCACGAGCCGTTCGCGTTCGCGGCGGACATCGTCTTCCTGTCCACGGCCGCCCTCACCAACCCCGAGCGCACCATGCGCCGTATCGCCCTCCGCGGCCGGGCCGAGGTGGTCGTGGCCACGGCCGGAGCGAAGGGCGCCTACCTCCTGGCCGACGACGAGCTGACCCACGTACCGCCCGCCACACCGCCCGCACCGGTGGTGGACTCCAACGGTGCGGGCGACGCCTTCGCCGCCGCGTTCCTCTACGGCTGGCTGAACCGTGCGGCACCACAACACTGCGCCCGGTACGGCGCGACCGCCGGCGCCCAGGCCTGCACGGTGCCGTCCACGCGGACGCAGCCCATACGCCGAGAGGAACTCCTGGCAAGGTCGGCCGGGTCGCCCCTTTAACAGCACGGGGCGGACCCGGCAGATCCTCAGTGCACGCTGTTCGTCGCAGCGATCTTCTTCCAGGACTTCGGCTGCACCGGAGCCTTGGACTGCCTCGCGAGGGACACCGCGTGCGCCGCGGGCGCGCTCGGCTTGGACGGCTGGAACAGCCACGCATCGAACAAGGAGCCCAGCGACTTCCCGGACACCCGCTCGGCGTACGCCCTGAAGTCGGCGACCGACGCGTTGCCGTACGCGTGCTCCTGGGGCCACCCCTTCAGAATGGCGAAGAACGCGTCGTCACCCACGGCGTTGCGCAGCGCCTGGACGGCCAGCGCCCCCCGGTCGTAGACGGCGATGTCGAACTGGTTGTCCGGACCCGGGTCACCCGGCTCGACCTTCCAGAAGGCGTCGTCGGCCGGATGCGAGGCGTACACGTAGTCGGCGAGTTCCTGCGTCGTGCCCTCGCCCTCGTGCTCGGACCACAGCCACTGGGCGTACCGCGCGAAGCCCTCGTTGATCCAGATGTCCTTCCAGCCCTTCAGCGACACGCTGTCGCCGTACCACTGGTGCGCCAACTCGTGTACGACGACAGAGGCGTTGGCGCCGTTCGCGAACTGCTTCGGGCTGTAGTACACGCGGGTCTGGGTCTCCAGCGCGTACCCGGTGGTGGTGTTCGGGACATACCCGCCGGCGGAGCTGAAGGGATACGGCCCGAAGTAGCCGCTCAGCCAGTCGACGAGCTCACCGGTGCGCTCGACGCTCGCCCGCGCGGCCCCGTCGTTGTCGCCGAGGTCCTTGCTGTAGGCGTTCACGACCGGCACCCCGCCCTCCGAGGTGCTCGTCGTGATGTCGAACCTGCCGATCGCCAGCGTGGTGAGATATGTCGCCTGCGGCTTGTTCTCACGCCAGTTGTAGCGGGTCCAGCCGAGCTGTGAACTCGTCGACTGCAGTGTGCCGTTGGAGATGACCTGGGTGCCGTTCGGCACCGCCACCGACACGTCGTACGTCGCCTTGTCCAGCGGGTGGTCGTTGCTCGGGTACCACCACCAGGCCGCCTCGGGCTCGTCGGCCGCGATCGCCCCGTCCGGGGTGCGGTGCCAGGTGTTGAAGCCGTACGCGCTCTTGGTGGAGGGCACCCCGCTGTAGCGCACCACGACGGTGATCGGGGTGCCCTCGGCCAGGGACGTCTTCGGCGTGATCACCAGTTCGTGCTGGCCCGAGGTGGTGAAGGAGGCCTTGGCGCCGTTGACCCGCACTTCGCTGACGTCCAGCAGGAAATCCAGGTCGAAGCTCGACAGGTCCTGCGTGGTCTTCGCCAGGATCGTCGCCGTACCCTCCAGCCGGTCGGTCGAAGGCTGGTACTTCAGGCGCAGGTCGTAGTGGGAGACGTCGTATCCGCCGTTGCCGTAGGCCGGGTAGTAGGGGTCGCCGATGCCCGGGGCGCCGGGGGAGTGGCTCGCGGCCGACGCCGGGATCGCCAGCATCAAGGACGCGGCAGCGAGTGCGCCCGGCGCGATGATTCTGCGGTGCACGAAAGCTCCAAGTCGTAGGGGCACGAAGTCTGTCGGAAGCCTATTCAGTCCCTGTGGCCCCGGGCATGTCCATGGCACCGCCTGTCACACGATCGCCATTCGGCCGTCACGAGGAGCCGTCCACGACACCTCACCCGCCCCACCGGCGTCCGATTCCCCTCTTCTGCACAGGAGTTGGCCCATGTACCGTCCCGCGCATGCGCTTCACGACCTGGAGATCGCCCGCGGCGGCGGCCGTCGTCGCCCTCATGGCAGCCTTCCTCACCCCGGCGGCGGCCCACGGCGCCCCGCAGAAACCGCGGGAGAGCCAACCCGTCTACTCGTACGCGAACGCCGTCCGGGAGGCCGTATGGGTGGACACCGGACTCGACGGGGACGGTGACGGGAAGACCGACCGCGTCGCCGTCGACATCGTCCGCCCCCGCGAACCCGCCCAGCAGGGCCGCAGGATACCCGTCATCATGGACGCCAGCCCGTACTACTCCTGCTGCGGACGCGGCAACGAGAGCCAGCTGAAGACGTACGACGCGAAGGGCGACGTCGTCCAGATGCCGCTCTTCTACGACAACTACTTCGTGCCCCGCGGCTACGCCTTCGTCGGTGTCGACCTCGCCGGCACCAACCGCTCCGACGGCTGCGTCGACGTCGGCG
Coding sequences:
- a CDS encoding amino acid permease, giving the protein MSKDAVRTALAAAHPEATVTPADAGDAGYSKDLKARHVNMIAIGGAIGTGLFLGAGGRLHSAGPALALAYLVCGIFAFFVVRALGELVLYRPSSGSFVSYAREFLGEKGAYVAGWMYFLNWSTTGIADITAIALYTHYWSMFTDIPQWTLALVALAVVLAVNLISVKIFGEMEFWFAIIKVATLVGFMLIGIFLLATQHEVGGRTPGLSAISDHGGVLPHGVMPVVLVMQGVIFAYAALELVGVAAGETAEPEKVVPRAVNSIMWRVGLFYVGSVVLLALLLPGSVYSADQSPFVTVLSKIGVPAAGDVMNLVVLTAAMSSLNSGLYSTGRILRSMAMAGSAPKFTARMNRSQVPYGGILLTCAVCVLGVGLNYLMPSQAFEIVLNVASLGIVSTWVIIMICHLVFVRRAKAGLLTRPSFRLPGSPVTELTTIAFLVAVLALMWNDPEVGRKTLLLIPVIAVMLVGGWFAVRGRVAKAEDRELAELTE
- a CDS encoding PfkB family carbohydrate kinase, coding for MSRDIDVLVLGGAGVDTIVYVPELPLPYADSYMIESGIRTRAGQTGDFVALGLAALGLRTHHLDMLGDDPEGDLVRALHHDHGIALTAVSQPAGTKRAVNLVSPDGRRLSLYDSSRARDQDRFPEPLLRELAGTCRHAHVSITQPCAHALPVLREAGITLSTDLHNWDGENPYHEPFAFAADIVFLSTAALTNPERTMRRIALRGRAEVVVATAGAKGAYLLADDELTHVPPATPPAPVVDSNGAGDAFAAAFLYGWLNRAAPQHCARYGATAGAQACTVPSTRTQPIRREELLARSAGSPL
- a CDS encoding M1 family metallopeptidase, whose amino-acid sequence is MHRRIIAPGALAAASLMLAIPASAASHSPGAPGIGDPYYPAYGNGGYDVSHYDLRLKYQPSTDRLEGTATILAKTTQDLSSFDLDFLLDVSEVRVNGAKASFTTSGQHELVITPKTSLAEGTPITVVVRYSGVPSTKSAYGFNTWHRTPDGAIAADEPEAAWWWYPSNDHPLDKATYDVSVAVPNGTQVISNGTLQSTSSQLGWTRYNWRENKPQATYLTTLAIGRFDITTSTSEGGVPVVNAYSKDLGDNDGAARASVERTGELVDWLSGYFGPYPFSSAGGYVPNTTTGYALETQTRVYYSPKQFANGANASVVVHELAHQWYGDSVSLKGWKDIWINEGFARYAQWLWSEHEGEGTTQELADYVYASHPADDAFWKVEPGDPGPDNQFDIAVYDRGALAVQALRNAVGDDAFFAILKGWPQEHAYGNASVADFRAYAERVSGKSLGSLFDAWLFQPSKPSAPAAHAVSLARQSKAPVQPKSWKKIAATNSVH